The Streptomyces capitiformicae genome contains the following window.
GGGGTGACGGAGGCCCTGCTTTCTTGAGAGCGCTCTCAGTCATAAGTCTTGACTCGTCAACTCCCCCTGGGAACAGTGGGTGCACCACAGCAGGGGCCCCACCCCCTGTGCCTCCACTCCCCCACACCCCAGGAGGCTCACCATGCTTTCGCGTCGCCTGTTCCTCGCCGGGACCGCCACCGTCGTCGGCACCCCCATCGCCGGGAGCGCTCTCGGCTCCCCCGCCCAGGCCGCACCCGCCACCTGTGAACTCGCCCTGCGGAACCTCTCGTTGCCGGGCACGGTCCGGGCCTACGTCACCGGGCATGAGCAGTCGACCGGCGCCTGGGTGCTGTTGCGGGCCGACGGCACTGTCTACCGGCCGACCTCGCCCTCGGCACCGCAGACACCGCTGCCGGTGGACTGCGCCATCCCGCTCGGCGCGGCCGGCTCGACACCAACGGTTCTGACGCTGCCTCAGATGTACGGCGCCCGCGTCTACTTCGTGCGCGACGACACCCTCGACTTCTTCCTCAACCCGGGCCCCGCGCTGGTGGAGCCCGCGTTCGGCACGCCCGCCGACCCCAACTACGGCAGGACCTGGTCGTTCTGCGAGTTCACCTTCAACCCGACCCAGTTGTTCGCCAACATCAGTTACGTCGACCTGGTGACGGCCCTCCCGATCGGCCTGACCCTGGAGGGCGACGGCACGCACACCGTCGCCCCGCTGCCCGACGGGGCGGTCGACCGGATCGCCGCGGATCTGGTGGCGCAGGCGGCGCGGGACGGACAGCCGTGGGACCGGCTCGTCATCCGGGGCGGCGACGGCAAGGTGCTGCGAGTGATCTCGCCGCAGAACCTGATGGCGCCCTACTTCGACCAGCCCGACCGGATGCCGTTCCGCACGTACTGGGACGCGTACATCGACCAGGTGTGGGAGAGGTACCGCGGGACGGACCTGACGATCGACCTCCAGGGCGGCCGAGGTGCGCTCACCGGCCGGGTCGGCGGCGACACCCTCACCTTCACCGGCGGGCACTCCTTCACCAAACCGACCTCGAAGGACATCTTCACCTGCAACCACGGCCCGTTCGCCAACAACCCGGGCGACCCCGACGACAAGAAGGGTCTCCTCGCCCGTCTCGCCGCCGGTTTCAACCGCTCGATCATGCTCACCCACCCCGCACAACCGAACGGGGCGACGGCGGCCGACTACTACCAGGGGACCGTGACCAACCACTGGGCGCGCGTGGTGCACGCCAACTCGCCCATCGGCTACGCGTTCCCGTACGACGACGTACGCCCCGACGGGCAGCCGGACGTGTCGGGCGCGGCGCACGACGGCAACCCACGGCGCTTCACGGTGACGGTGGGCGCGTAGGGACTTCTGATGGAACGGGCCCGGGTCACGCGCCCGGCACAGGCCCGGGTCACGCGCCCGGCACAGGCCCCGGATCACGCGCCCGGCACAGGCCCCGGATCACGTGCCCGAAGCGCCCGGTTACGCGGAGGCGCGCCTGACCAACGTGGTCGGCAGGACCACGCTGGACGGGGCGCCGCCCACGCTCCCCTGCTCGTCCCGTCCTCGCTGTTCGAGGCCCCGCAGCAGGAGCCGGGCCATCAACCTGCCCATTTCCTCTATGTCCTGACGGACCGTCGTGAGCGGCGGATCGGTCTGCTCGGCCACCGGCAGCATGTCGTCGAAGCCGACCACGGCGACGTCCTCGGGCACCCGCCGCCCCCGCTCGCGCAGTACCCGCAGGGCGCCGGACGCGGAGAGGTCGTTGGCGGCGAACACTGCGTCCAACTCCGGGCAGCGTTCGAGGAGTTCACGCATCGCCCGCTCCCCGCCGACCGGGGTGAAGTCGCTCCCCACGATCAGCCGGGGGTCCGCGTCCACCATGACGTCCCGGAACCCGTCGAGCCGGTCCACCGCGCAGGTCTGGTCGAGGGGGCCGGTGATGTGGGCGATACGGGTGTGGCCGAGGCCGACGAGATGGCGTACGGCCTCCCGGGCGCCACCCCGGTTGTCGCTGTCGACGTACACGGTCGGGCCATTGACGCGCATGCCGTCGCTCCAGCCGGGACGTCCGCCGAAGACGGTCGGCACGCCGGCGCCGTGGATCAGTCCCGGCAGCGGATCGTCCAGGTGCAGGGAGAAGACGAGAGCCCCGTCGACATGACCGCCGGCGAGATACCGCCCGACTCGCGCGTAGTCCTCGCGCCCCTCCGTGAGCAGCAGCACCAACTGGGAATCGTGTACGGTCAACTCCTTGCTGATGCCCCGGAGTTGAAGGGCGAAAAAGGGGTCCGCGAAGACCCTGGTCTCCGGCTCGGCGATCACCACGGCCACCGCGTCGTGCCGTCGGGTGACCAGGCTCCGGGCGGCCTGGTTCGGCACGTACCCGAGCTCCTCGACGGCCCGCCGCACCCGCTCCACCAACGTCTCCCGCACGCCCTCGCCCCCGTTGACGACCCGCGACACGGTCGCCCGCGACACCCCGGCCCGCGCGGCCACGGCCTCCAACGTGGGACGCGACGCTGTCTCGGTCACTTCGGACTCCTCAAGAGCGGTTGCCGATCAGGATAGCCCTGCGGAACGACACCTTGAGAGCGCTCCCCACACCCGGAAACGGCTTGCGCCGCGGGCGGAGTCCGGGTGAGGATCACCGCATGACGACGAGAAAGGCCCATGCGGGCTGAGCGCCTCACGCCGTACGCCCGCCTGCCGCGCGCGTACCGCGATCTGACCCTCCTCCACAGCACGGTCGACGCCTTCGGCCGCGCCCATTGGCTCCTGCGCGAGCGCGAGTCGGCTGAGCAGGCATCGGGGCCGTACGACGCCATGGTCGTCACGGTCGCCGACGACGGCTTCCACGAGACACGGCTCAGCTCGGTGCTGCCCCGCTTCCCCAGGATCGACTCACTACCGGACGGCGGCTTCGTTCTCGCCGACGGCCGCTGCCGCGAGGGCGACGACCAGGTCCAGGTGTTCGACGCGCTCGGGCGCCCCACCTGGACGTTCCAAGTCGGTGACGCCATCGAGCACCTGTTGACCGACGAGTCCGGCGACCTGTGGGTCGGCTACTTCGACGAGGGCATCTTCGGCGACGACCCCCTCAGCGCGGCGGGCGTACGCCGCTGGAGCAGTACGGGCGAACCCCTGTGGACGTACAGCCCGCCACCCGGCGCCGACTGGATCTCGGACTGCTACGCGCTCAACGTGGACGGTCGCACGGCCTGGGTGTACCCGTACACGCAGTTCGCCCTGCTCGAGGTATGCGGCGACGACCCACCTCGCGTGCGTACGACCTCGGTCCAGGGTGCGCGCGGAGTGGCGGTGCACGGGGAGCGGGGCGCGTTCCTCGGCGGTTACCGGAAGGACGGCGACAGGCTGGTCATGGCCTCGCTCACCGACACGTCGGTCGAGACCGTGTCCACGACCCGTCTGGCCCGCCCGGATGGCTCCCCGCTCGATGACCGGCGCCATGTCGTGTCACGCGGTCCCCGCCTCTACGTCCGGGAGCAGCGCAGGACCGACTGGGCGGTGTGGGACATCAGCGAGCACGACGGATGGACGTGAGTGGGCTCAGGCACCGGCGCCGGCCGCCTCGTCCTGGGCCATGCCGAGGAAGCGCCGGATCGCTTCGACCGGCATGTCGAGCCCCTCGGAGGCGGACTGTTCGCCACCGAAGACCTGCACCGCCTCGTTGACGGCCAGGGCCAGCTCGACTTCCGCCTTGCGGACCTTGGCCTCGGCCTTGTCCACGGTGTCGACCACCGCCAACTGGCGGCGCTGCTTCTCCTGAAGTCTCTGCTTACGGGAAAGTGCTTTGTCGAGGTTCTGCACGGTCATGACCAAGATCATAATCCGTGTTCGTGCGGCTCGTACCCCGGGATCGTTCCGTCCGGCTTGCGGACCAGGAACAGGCCGACCATGCCCATGTCGGAGTGGCTCTGGACGTGGCAGTGGTACATCCAGGCGCCCGCGCCGACGCCCTCGCCGGCGATGATCTGGAAGCCGAAGGAGTCGGCGGGGCCGCAGATCTTGTTGTCGATGACCTGGCTGGGGTCGTCGGGACCGGTGAGCTGGCCGGTGCGGTTGTCGGCCCAGCGGTGACCGTGCAGATGGAAGGTGTGGTAGTACTCGCCGTGGGTGATGACGACGAACTCGACGCGATCGCCCACCACGGCGTCGAAGTTGGGGCCGGAGTGGGCCGGTTTGTTGTTGATGAGCATGTCGTTGAAGACGACGGTGACGGTCTTGTCGGGGAGGACGTCGCCCTTGCGGCGGACGATCACCGGGCCGTAGAGGCCCTTGCGGATACCGCCCGTGCCGTGTTCCGTGCCGACGACATGGTCGTGGTAGTGCCAGTAACCGGCGCTGCCCGCACGCCAGGTGCCGTCCTTGCGGGTGCCGGGGGCGTGGGTGCGCCAGGTGTAGGTGCGGGTGCCGCCGGGCTCGACGTCGCTCTTGTTCAACTTCGTGCCGTCGCTGGAGGTTTCGTAGTCGAGGCCGTGGACGTGCAGGCTCGCCGCCACGTCCATGGTGTTCTCGAACTCGATGTGCAGCGTGTCGCCCTCGTCGAGTTCGATCAGCGGGCCGGGGATGGATGCCTTGCCCTTCTCGAAGCCGTAGCCCATCTGCCCGTCGGGCAACTTCTCGGCGTACAGCTTGATGTGCTTCACCGCGCCGCCGGCCGGGGCCGTCCTCGCCGGGATGGCGCCGGCCGCCTCGGGGGCGCTCACGGCCTCGATGGCGACGGACAACGATGTCGCGGCGGCCGCGCCACCGAGCAGCACCCGTCGGTTGAACCCTCGTCTGTCCATTCCGTTGCCCATTCCGTCCACGCGGAACTCCCCACCCCTGATACGGAATTCACGGAGGCGCTCTGTGATGAACCTGAGAGACGGTAGCGACAACGGGCCCGTTTATCCACACTCAGGACAAAGTTCATGTCATTGAGGTCATAGGTATTGGCGAACCGGGCAAAGGGGTCTAGCTTCCTTGGCGCTGTTGCTGTGACCGAGGAGGTGCCCATGTACTTACGAGGGTTGAGCGACGCGAGAAGACGGGCCTGGGCAGCCGCTCTGACCGCCTCGGCCGTCGCCACCGGACTGCTGTCGGGCCCAGCCGCCCACGCGGGCCCGGCCCCCGACCCCACGCTGACAACGATGTCGATCACGTCACCGCCGGGCGGCACCGGCCCTCAGGTGCTGATCTTCCACGGTTCCGCGGCCGCCGGGGAGGAGTCCCCGGTGGTGAACGCCGGTATCGAGGCGATCGAGAAGATCGGCCTCTCGGGGCCGGCCGCCGAGCGGTTCGAGGTCGTCGCCACCGACGACGCCTCCGTCTTCACCGATGACACCCGGCTGAGCGGCTTCAACGCCGTGGTCTTCCTCACCGGTGGCGGCGATGTCCTCGACCCGGAGCAGGAGGCGGGTCTCGAGGCCTACATGGAGGCGGGCGGCGGCTTCGTCGGCATCCATGACTCGGCCCGCGCCGAGCCGTACTCGGACTGGTTCACGGGCCTGATCGGCGCCCGTCCGGCCACGTCGAGCCCGACCGCCGTGCAACGTGCGACGGTTGAGGTGGGCGACCGGCGGCATCCGGCCACCAAGGACCTGCCCGTGCAGTGGAAGCGGCCCGACAAGTGGTTCAACTGGGTGAAGAACCCGTCCGGCACCGTGCACACCGTGGCACGGGTGCGCGAGTCGACGTACCAGCCGGGCACGGGCGCGGGCGGCTGGGATCATCCGGTGAGTTGGTGCCGTGACTACGACGGCGGCCGTTCCTTCTACACGGGCATGGGCGGGACGGTGTCGGCGTACGACGAGACGGACTTCCGTACGCATCTGCGCGGGGCCCTGCTGTGGACGTCCCGGCTGGCGCAGGCGGACTGCAAGGCGACGATCGACGCCAACTACAAGGCGGAGCGGCTGACCCAGCCCAACCAGCCGGGGCAGAACGACCAGATCGGCGAACCGCACGGCCTGGTCACCGCGCCGGACGGGCGTGTCCTGTACATCGGCCGGGGCGGCGCGGACTCCTCGCAGCCCGTGGTCACCGACTGGAACAACCCGGACATCGGCAAGGGCAAGGGCGAGATCCACGTCTACGACCCGAAGACCAAGAAGGTCACCTTGGCGGGCGCGCTCACCGTCTTCGGCAACAAGGGCGGCGGGGACGAGCTGACCAAGGTCGAAGAGGGCCTGCTGGGCATCGAGTTGGACCCCGCATTCCAGCAGAACGGCTGGGTGTACCTGCACTACACGCCTCACTCGCAGATCAACCGCGACACCCGGATGGCAGAGCGTCGCGTCTCCCGCTTCACGCTCGACCTCGCCACGAACAAGCTGGACCTGAGCAGCGAGAAGGTACTGCTCAAGTGGCCGGTGCAGATCCACAGCTGCTGTCACGCGGGCGGCGGGATGACCTGGGACTCCAAGGGCAACCTGTACATCGCGACGGGCGACAACAACTCCAGCGGCTTCAGCAGCGGTTACTCCGGCAACAACCCCGAGCCCGACTACAAGGGCGTCTCCTTCGCGGACGCGCGCCGCACCGCCGGCAACACCAACAACCTCAACGGCAAGATCCTGCGCATCCACCCGGAACCCGACGGCACGTACACGCTTCCCGTGGGCAACCTCTTCACCGGCAGGGAGACCGACGAGGGCGGCGGCAAGACGCGGGGCGAGATCTATGTGATGGGCGTCAGGAACCCCGCACGCATCTTCGTCGACGAGAAGACGGACGTCCTCTACGCCGGCTGGGTCGGCCCGGACGCGAGCGCCCCGTCGACGACCTGGGGCCCGGCGAAGTACGACACGTTCGCCGCCATCACCGAGGCGGGCAACCGGGGTTGGCCGTACTGCATGGGCAACAAGCAGCCCTACCGGGACCGCAATCTGCCGGACCCGTCGAAGCCGCTGGGCTGGTACGACTGCGCCCACCCGAAGAACGAGTCCCCGAACAACGACGGCCTCGTCAACCTGCCCCCCGTGACCGGCAACAACATCTGGTACTCACCGCAAGGAGGCGCCCCCGACTTCCCGCGTGACGCGAGCGGCATCCCCTCGTACAAGAACGAGGAGGCCACGTACCTGCTGCCCTGGCTGAAGGGCGGCGGGCAGGCCACGATGAACGGGCCGGTCTACCGGTACGACGCCTCCGTCACCAACTCCGGTCAGTGGCCCGCGTATTGGGACGGCAAGTGGTTCGTGGGCGACTTCTACGACGCCGACCAGCCGCGCCACGCGGTGCTCATGGACCCGAAGAACCAGGGCAGCGGCGGGCTCCCGACCCACGCGGAAACGCTGAAGAGGATCGTGCCGGTCGGCAACAACGGCATCAGGAACCTCATGGACTGGAAGTTCGGGCCGGACGGCACGCTGTACGTCCTCGACTACGGGCGCGGCTTCTTCACCTCGGACTCCAAGTCGGCCCTGTGGCGGGTCACTTACACAGGCGGGGGTCCCACTCCGGCTGCCGGTCAGCTCGTACGGAAGGCGGAGTGATGCGCGAAAGACGCTTGTGGGCAGCCCTGCTGGCGGCCCTGCTGGTGATCGTCGGGCTCACCTCGACGCCGGCGTCGGGCCGTGCGGAACCAGCGGAGACGGCCGCGGCCCAGGTCCTCACCTGGACCGCCGGTGACGACATCACCAAGTACACGACCGCCCCGCAGACGGCGGTGGCGGGCCCGACCACCATCGTCTTCGAGAACAGCGCGGCGACCGGCAACACCATGGGAATGCCGCACACCCTGACGTTCGACGTCTCCGATCCGGAGTACAACAACGACGTCCCACTGAACATCCTGGCCAATCCGAACGACGACCAGGGCGGCCGGTACACCACCGAGGTCACGCTCTCCCCCGGCCGTTACCGCTACTACTGCACGATCCCCGGCCACGGTCAGATGCAGGGCATCCTCGTCGTGACCGAGGGCACCGGCGAGGACACCACCGCGCCCGAGACGTCCGCCTCTGTGGCCGGGACGCAGAACTCCCAGGGCGCGTACGTAGGTTCGGCGACCGTGACGGTGAGCGCGTCCGACGCGGGCGGCTCCGGAGTCGAGCGGATCGAGTACGCGCTCGGCGACACGGGCGCCTGGGCGCCGTACACCACACCCGTCGTGATCAACCAGGTCGGCGCGCACAAGGTCCGCTATCGCGCGGTCGACAAGGCGGGCAACACGGCCGCCGAGAGGAGCGTCGGGTTCTCCGTGGTCGCGCCGCCGACGGATGACACGACGGCGCCGGAGACGTCGGCGACCGTCGCCGGTGAGCAGAACCCGCAAGGGCAGTACATCTCCATGGCGACGGTCACCGTCTCCGCGTCGGACACCGGCTCCGGGGTCAACACCATCGAGTACGCGCTCGGCGATGCGGGTGCCTGGCAGCCGTACACCGGGCCCGTGATGGTGCACGAGGTCGGTACGCACAAGGTGCGGTACCGGGCGACGGACAAGGCGGGGAACGTCTCGGCCGGGAAGAGCGTCGGCTTCACCGTCGTCGCCCCGCCCGCCGACGACACGACACCGCCGGTCACCGGTGTGACGGTCGAGGGCGACCGGAACTCCTCCGGCGCGTACCTCAAGAGCGCGAAGGTCACCGTCACCGCGACGGACCACAGCGGCTCGGGTGTCGCCGCGATCGAGTACTCGTTGGACGGCGGACCCTATCTCGCCTACACCGAACCGGTGTCGGTCGACCGCGCGGGCACACACACGGTGACGTACCGGGCGAGCGACAAGGCCGGCAACACCGCCGCGGCCCGCTCGGTGAGCTTCACGGTCGTCGCGGGCGGCGGAGTCCCCGCGCCCAACTGCGCCGAGTACGACGAGCGGTTGACGGTCATCGTCGGCACGGTCGACACGGGTGTGCCGAACCGGGTCACCAACAACCGTTGTCGTATCAACGAGTTGCTCGAGGACGAGAAGGAGTGGACGTCCCACGCCCTGTTCCTGAAGCACGTGGACACCGTCCTGGACGACCTGCTGAAGGAGGGCGTCGTCGATCAGCGCGAGTACGACGCCGTCGCGGAGGCGGCGCGGAAGTCCGGCATCGGCAAGCCCGGGCAGACCGAGGGCTACCGCACGATCATGGACGGTACGCAGGACTCGTTCGCCAAGTGGCAGCACGTGGGTGGCGGTTCGTTCGCCCTCAACTCCGACGGTTCGATCACCTCCGGTACGACGAGGGCCGGGCTCGGCATGCTGTGGTTCCCCGAGCGGAAGTACGGCGACTTCTCGCTGCGCCTCCAGTGGCGTGACGACGCGCCCGGCACGTCCAACGCGAACTCCGGTCTGTTCGTGCGGTTCCCCTGGGTCCACGAACACCCCGAGGAGTCGCGGCCGGAGTGGGTCGCCATCAAGTACGGCCATGAGGTGCAGGTCCTCGACCGGCCCGACGGCGACATGTACAAGACGGGCTCGGTCTACGGCTTCGACCGCGTCGGACTCGCCGGTGCGGGCGTCACCCAGAAGGGCACCTGGAACGACTACGAGATCCGCGTGGTCGACCAGCACTACTCGGTCTACCGCAACGGCGTGCTGATCAACGAGTTCGACAACATCGGCGGCCAGGACTTCACCCCGCCGCGCTCGGACGACCCGGGCACGGACGGACGACGGTTCGCCTCCGGTTACCTCGGACTCCAGGTGCACGGCACGACGGATGTGGTCTCCTACCGGGACATCCGGATCAAGGAGCTGTAGGGCTCGCTTCGGCACGGCCCGTTGTCAGTGGCGTACGGCATGCTGTGATCAGTGGCTGCCGTACGCCACTGTGCAACGGGGAGGCACTTGTGCTCGCGGGGATCGACGACGTCGACTGGCAGTCGCTGGGGCATGCGTACACCGGGTCGGCGACCGATGTGCCGGCCAAGGCGGACCTGGGGAAGGCCGGGCGCCCCCGGACGGACACGATGGTGTCGTATCTGCGCGAGCTGGAGGCCACGCACTACACGAACGCGGACACCGACGAGACCCCGGGCATCCTGCGGAGACTGCATCGGAGGCTGGGCGACCGGACCGACATACGGTTCCCGCTGCTCATGGACCAGCTCGGCAGCCCCGACTGGGGGCAGCGCATGGCCGCGATCAACATGTGCGGGGAGGTGCTGACGGGGTTGCGGTCCCCGGACGACGAACCGGTGGTCGCGCTCGCCCGGCAACTGCGGGAGCCCGAACTGCGGCTCAACAAGGCCGCGTTGGACGAGCTGCGCCATCTGGCGCCGATCGCCCATGTCGTGGCCGATGACGTGGTGACCTTCGTCGAGGAGTTCTCGGCGGGCACCAGAAGCCACGAGACCGGTCCGGGCTGGGACGACACAGCGGTCGGCAAGGTGATCGACGTGCTCGCGCTCCAGGGCGACGAGCGGATCGTGAACACGCTGGCATCCGTGGTGGGTCGCCTCCCGGATCCACCGCGGAATCTCGAACGGTGGCTCACGGCCCTCGGGCGCTACACAGCGGCCGAGCTGGGCCCTGTGTTGCACGAGCGGCTCGTCGCGCTCGGGCCGGACGACCGAAGCACCGCCGGGGACCGGCTGGTCGGCGGGCTGGGCGTACTAGTAGTGCTTCGTTACGTTGAGTGATCTCGGCTGATTGTGGGCAGCTTCCCGGGGTGAGGTTGGGGGAAGTGGACCGGCTCTCGATGGTGGTGAGTTCGCGGATCCCGGAGACGACCGACGCGGTCAAGGACGCATTCTGCTCAGCCACCCCGAACCCCCACGCGGGCATCCGCAGCGCTTACCACCTCGCCGACGCGGGATTCACCGGCATCGAGGTCGTTCCCATCATGGCGGCCCTGCACGACCACGCGTCCGCGTTCGACGTGGTACTGGACCCGGCCCTGGCAGCGGCTCTCGCCCAAGGCGCCGTCAGCGAGGAGGCGGCGGCGCAGTGGAAGGACGACCTGAGCGATCTCTCCCGCCGGAACGCCTTCACCGCGACGGCGACCTTCTTCGTCACCACGGCCCGCCTGGCGTCGTAGGGTTGGAGCTGTTCGGTCGGGAGTGCATGCGAGGCCGGTTCAGCTCGATCGTGTGATGGTCGGCTCCTGGGCTTGCGGTGGCATCGGCCGTTCGGGTTGGCGTGATCATGCGACCTGGGACACCGGGTATGGCGTCAGCGTGCGGGGCCCTGCTCCACCAGAGGATGGTTCAGGGCCTCCCCCGTCGCCCCTGGCCGTACCCAACCGGCCAGGTCGCACAGGACTGTGTCCATCAGCGGCCTCCGGCCGCGGGGGCCCTCCCGGACCCGGACCACGCACACGATGCGTGTCGCCGCCTCGGGGT
Protein-coding sequences here:
- a CDS encoding glycoside hydrolase family 64 protein yields the protein MLSRRLFLAGTATVVGTPIAGSALGSPAQAAPATCELALRNLSLPGTVRAYVTGHEQSTGAWVLLRADGTVYRPTSPSAPQTPLPVDCAIPLGAAGSTPTVLTLPQMYGARVYFVRDDTLDFFLNPGPALVEPAFGTPADPNYGRTWSFCEFTFNPTQLFANISYVDLVTALPIGLTLEGDGTHTVAPLPDGAVDRIAADLVAQAARDGQPWDRLVIRGGDGKVLRVISPQNLMAPYFDQPDRMPFRTYWDAYIDQVWERYRGTDLTIDLQGGRGALTGRVGGDTLTFTGGHSFTKPTSKDIFTCNHGPFANNPGDPDDKKGLLARLAAGFNRSIMLTHPAQPNGATAADYYQGTVTNHWARVVHANSPIGYAFPYDDVRPDGQPDVSGAAHDGNPRRFTVTVGA
- a CDS encoding LacI family DNA-binding transcriptional regulator; the encoded protein is MTETASRPTLEAVAARAGVSRATVSRVVNGGEGVRETLVERVRRAVEELGYVPNQAARSLVTRRHDAVAVVIAEPETRVFADPFFALQLRGISKELTVHDSQLVLLLTEGREDYARVGRYLAGGHVDGALVFSLHLDDPLPGLIHGAGVPTVFGGRPGWSDGMRVNGPTVYVDSDNRGGAREAVRHLVGLGHTRIAHITGPLDQTCAVDRLDGFRDVMVDADPRLIVGSDFTPVGGERAMRELLERCPELDAVFAANDLSASGALRVLRERGRRVPEDVAVVGFDDMLPVAEQTDPPLTTVRQDIEEMGRLMARLLLRGLEQRGRDEQGSVGGAPSSVVLPTTLVRRASA
- a CDS encoding multicopper oxidase domain-containing protein, which encodes MDRRGFNRRVLLGGAAAATSLSVAIEAVSAPEAAGAIPARTAPAGGAVKHIKLYAEKLPDGQMGYGFEKGKASIPGPLIELDEGDTLHIEFENTMDVAASLHVHGLDYETSSDGTKLNKSDVEPGGTRTYTWRTHAPGTRKDGTWRAGSAGYWHYHDHVVGTEHGTGGIRKGLYGPVIVRRKGDVLPDKTVTVVFNDMLINNKPAHSGPNFDAVVGDRVEFVVITHGEYYHTFHLHGHRWADNRTGQLTGPDDPSQVIDNKICGPADSFGFQIIAGEGVGAGAWMYHCHVQSHSDMGMVGLFLVRKPDGTIPGYEPHEHGL
- a CDS encoding ThuA domain-containing protein, coding for MYLRGLSDARRRAWAAALTASAVATGLLSGPAAHAGPAPDPTLTTMSITSPPGGTGPQVLIFHGSAAAGEESPVVNAGIEAIEKIGLSGPAAERFEVVATDDASVFTDDTRLSGFNAVVFLTGGGDVLDPEQEAGLEAYMEAGGGFVGIHDSARAEPYSDWFTGLIGARPATSSPTAVQRATVEVGDRRHPATKDLPVQWKRPDKWFNWVKNPSGTVHTVARVRESTYQPGTGAGGWDHPVSWCRDYDGGRSFYTGMGGTVSAYDETDFRTHLRGALLWTSRLAQADCKATIDANYKAERLTQPNQPGQNDQIGEPHGLVTAPDGRVLYIGRGGADSSQPVVTDWNNPDIGKGKGEIHVYDPKTKKVTLAGALTVFGNKGGGDELTKVEEGLLGIELDPAFQQNGWVYLHYTPHSQINRDTRMAERRVSRFTLDLATNKLDLSSEKVLLKWPVQIHSCCHAGGGMTWDSKGNLYIATGDNNSSGFSSGYSGNNPEPDYKGVSFADARRTAGNTNNLNGKILRIHPEPDGTYTLPVGNLFTGRETDEGGGKTRGEIYVMGVRNPARIFVDEKTDVLYAGWVGPDASAPSTTWGPAKYDTFAAITEAGNRGWPYCMGNKQPYRDRNLPDPSKPLGWYDCAHPKNESPNNDGLVNLPPVTGNNIWYSPQGGAPDFPRDASGIPSYKNEEATYLLPWLKGGGQATMNGPVYRYDASVTNSGQWPAYWDGKWFVGDFYDADQPRHAVLMDPKNQGSGGLPTHAETLKRIVPVGNNGIRNLMDWKFGPDGTLYVLDYGRGFFTSDSKSALWRVTYTGGGPTPAAGQLVRKAE
- a CDS encoding OmpL47-type beta-barrel domain-containing protein; translation: MRERRLWAALLAALLVIVGLTSTPASGRAEPAETAAAQVLTWTAGDDITKYTTAPQTAVAGPTTIVFENSAATGNTMGMPHTLTFDVSDPEYNNDVPLNILANPNDDQGGRYTTEVTLSPGRYRYYCTIPGHGQMQGILVVTEGTGEDTTAPETSASVAGTQNSQGAYVGSATVTVSASDAGGSGVERIEYALGDTGAWAPYTTPVVINQVGAHKVRYRAVDKAGNTAAERSVGFSVVAPPTDDTTAPETSATVAGEQNPQGQYISMATVTVSASDTGSGVNTIEYALGDAGAWQPYTGPVMVHEVGTHKVRYRATDKAGNVSAGKSVGFTVVAPPADDTTPPVTGVTVEGDRNSSGAYLKSAKVTVTATDHSGSGVAAIEYSLDGGPYLAYTEPVSVDRAGTHTVTYRASDKAGNTAAARSVSFTVVAGGGVPAPNCAEYDERLTVIVGTVDTGVPNRVTNNRCRINELLEDEKEWTSHALFLKHVDTVLDDLLKEGVVDQREYDAVAEAARKSGIGKPGQTEGYRTIMDGTQDSFAKWQHVGGGSFALNSDGSITSGTTRAGLGMLWFPERKYGDFSLRLQWRDDAPGTSNANSGLFVRFPWVHEHPEESRPEWVAIKYGHEVQVLDRPDGDMYKTGSVYGFDRVGLAGAGVTQKGTWNDYEIRVVDQHYSVYRNGVLINEFDNIGGQDFTPPRSDDPGTDGRRFASGYLGLQVHGTTDVVSYRDIRIKEL
- a CDS encoding methyltransferase domain-containing protein, yielding MDRLSMVVSSRIPETTDAVKDAFCSATPNPHAGIRSAYHLADAGFTGIEVVPIMAALHDHASAFDVVLDPALAAALAQGAVSEEAAAQWKDDLSDLSRRNAFTATATFFVTTARLAS